The [Clostridium] scindens ATCC 35704 nucleotide sequence GTATCGTTCTGCTTCTTCATCCAATATTTTTGCTGTAATCTTTGCAGTTCCATCATATTGTGTTGGATTTACTCGAAGAGCTAAGGCACCAAAAAGTCCATGATGCACCTCTCCTGTTCCTTCTACCAGAAAATGCTCTTTCATTCGTGATGTTTTTAAAATCTTAGCAACATTTCCGCTTACACCAAGTGGCTTATTCTTTACAAAACGATAATTTTCATCAAAGTCAAAGTATCGCTTGTTTTCTTCCATGGTACCAAGATATATCGCACTATGACCGTAATTTTCTTCACGGTCTTCCAACTCTTCACACTTGAAAGCACGCACTGTACAAGAGAAGAATTTAATGTCTCCAACCTTACGTGCAATTTCAAAATCATTTGGTTGAATAGGTGTCTTATCTACAATGTAGTATGTTGTGAATCCACACTTTTCAAGCAAACGTCGGAAATCTTCAAAGTACATTGCCCCACCCATACACTCTCCATGCATCACTGGGTCGTTTTTCACCTCTTCCGGAAGTCTTCTGTCTGCAAATATGTCGGAGAAACAAAGTTCTCCACCTTCTTTTAAGACACGATATACCTCTTTGAAAACAAGCTCTTTGAATGGTGATAAATTGATTACACAATTTGAAGTTACCACATCCACTGAATTATCTTCGATTCCAAGACTCTTCAAATCTTCAATGTATCCCAGATGAAAACTTGTATTTACTTTTGAAAATCCAAAAATTTGTGCTTGTTCTTCTTGATATTTGATTGCAACTTCAATTTGTTCCGGAGTCATATCCACACCGTGTACATGACCATTTTCTCCAGCAAGTTTTGACAGAATGAAAACGTCTCTTCCCGTCCCGCATCCTAAGTCTAAAACTGTACGGCCTTTTAATCCCATAGAAATTGGCGAGCCACATCCATAGAAGCGAGATAAAATCTCATCTTTAATCATCGGTAAAATCTCACGCACGTAACGTGGAGGTGCTGAACTTGTGCAACAAGCATTTGTCTTGAGATCATCATTGTTTTTTAAGATTTTCCCATAATATTCACTTACCTGTTTATGAATTGTATTATCTATCAATCTTTATATCCTTCATCCATCATCCCAAAGCATTCACTAAAGAACGTTTTCACTTTTACATTGTACTGATCTCTGATAGCTTCAAAAGCATCGTCTACAATGTCAATTAATAAGTCTGATTCACAGACTGCTCTTGCATTTATAACAAGTTTTAATTTTGATGTCTTTTCCTGTAGTCGTTGATCATGAAGAATATCATAGTCAACACCAATCAAGCTGCATTTCCCATAATCTCCTTCTTTCCCAATTGCAAATGTTTTAAGATGTGGAACATTTTTTCTATTTGCAATCAGCCCATCACGAATTTCATCAATCAAATCGTCTACAAGCTGATTTGCATCAAATTCACTTTCATCCTTTGTTGTAATATAGACACTTCTGTTGAACCAGGACATTTTTTCTTCCGCAGAAAGAAATTCTTCACCACCGTACCCAATATCTGTAATATTTACACGGCTTTCTTCTGTTAAAATATAATCAACAAGTGGTTCTAATCCTGTTTCTTCTTTTGCAGAAATCGCAAAAACCGGGATATCAGGACAAGCTTCTTTGAGGAACTTCATGTAGCGGTCGATTTCTTCCTGTGTCATTAAGTCTGTCTTATTTAATACAACACAATCTGCTTCTTTTAATTGTGCATCCAATAAGAATTTCAACTCTTCTGGTAAATTGATATCTGCCTGTTCTGGCATAATCATACGAAGTCTCTCAGGGTCTGTTACTACTGTAAATGGTGCTAATGTATAGTCATCTTTATAATCTCTATCCAGTCTCCCGTATACATGTTCTAATGCACCGATTCCACAACCTGGAATATCGGACATTACAATATCTTTTGGAACTTTATTTAATCGTTCAATACATTCATTTAACACTTCCCCAACATAACAAATACATGTCCCTGCAATCGGTGTTACTTCTACATCATATCGACTTGAATACTCTGCATCGATGATATTGCTTGCTCCAAGGTCATTCGCAATAATCGCTGCTCTTTTACCATGATTATTTATATATCTCGTAAGAGCCAACATTGTTGTTGTTTTCCCTGCACCAAGGAATCCACTTACAACCATAAATCTTCTTTTACTCATTATTATATTCCTCTTTTCTGCTTTAGATTGGCATCTTTGTTCCGTTTTACAATCTCTACTTTTCTTAAGAACTCATCAAGATCGTAATCAGCCATTGTCATTAAATATAATCCGTATAAATCATCCCCACCTGTAAAATTTCTTGTAGCTTCTGCAATTGCTTCATCACACATGTTGATTATTGGCATCATTGTGTAGTCTTTTGCAAAAGAACAGAACGGACAGTTTCCACTGCAAGGAGAACACTCGAATCCAATCTGTCCGAAAATTGCTCCTGTGTTTCCTGTTTTTCTACGAATGATGTCAGATGCGACACCTCTCATTAATACTGCCTCTGGGGATGCATCTTCTAATGCTAACATGCATTCTTCCTTTGTAAGGCACAAAATCTATAACCAGCGTACGGCAACTGAACGGATTAATAACCGGATACTCAATGATTACGGGCTACACC carries:
- a CDS encoding methyltransferase domain-containing protein translates to MIDNTIHKQVSEYYGKILKNNDDLKTNACCTSSAPPRYVREILPMIKDEILSRFYGCGSPISMGLKGRTVLDLGCGTGRDVFILSKLAGENGHVHGVDMTPEQIEVAIKYQEEQAQIFGFSKVNTSFHLGYIEDLKSLGIEDNSVDVVTSNCVINLSPFKELVFKEVYRVLKEGGELCFSDIFADRRLPEEVKNDPVMHGECMGGAMYFEDFRRLLEKCGFTTYYIVDKTPIQPNDFEIARKVGDIKFFSCTVRAFKCEELEDREENYGHSAIYLGTMEENKRYFDFDENYRFVKNKPLGVSGNVAKILKTSRMKEHFLVEGTGEVHHGLFGALALRVNPTQYDGTAKITAKILDEEAERYDIPAFMDNVRGMDKLYSRENLTTMQVNVGYKCNLTCTHCFLECGPKNSVFDTSTPLPLNHEG
- a CDS encoding GTP-binding protein — encoded protein: MSKRRFMVVSGFLGAGKTTTMLALTRYINNHGKRAAIIANDLGASNIIDAEYSSRYDVEVTPIAGTCICYVGEVLNECIERLNKVPKDIVMSDIPGCGIGALEHVYGRLDRDYKDDYTLAPFTVVTDPERLRMIMPEQADINLPEELKFLLDAQLKEADCVVLNKTDLMTQEEIDRYMKFLKEACPDIPVFAISAKEETGLEPLVDYILTEESRVNITDIGYGGEEFLSAEEKMSWFNRSVYITTKDESEFDANQLVDDLIDEIRDGLIANRKNVPHLKTFAIGKEGDYGKCSLIGVDYDILHDQRLQEKTSKLKLVINARAVCESDLLIDIVDDAFEAIRDQYNVKVKTFFSECFGMMDEGYKD